A stretch of the Atribacterota bacterium genome encodes the following:
- the xseA gene encoding exodeoxyribonuclease VII large subunit — translation MLINSINEKIFTVSSITHHIQMLFNSDPLLHNITIIGEISNFKYHSSGHMYFVLKDDQSQIKCVMFRGNNQGLDFEPGDGISVKAKGEVRVYERRGEYQFYVSQMTEAGKGALFAAFEALKEKLKAEGLFRPEIKKTLPKIPRKIAVITSPTGAAIKDIISITLRRFTNMHIIIVPAQVQGDEAARQIAENIDFLNQELPELDFIIIGRGGGSIEELWAFNEERLARAIYASQIPIVSAVGHETDFTISDFVADLRAPTPSGAAEMTIPDKESLVQHLRLMQGKLNRIIWHIMELKEQRYLNTVVNLKYQSPKNQILQHLQTIDDLHNRLKLNMKHIVNINENILINYKEKIITLSPKSILSRGYSICLKIPERIVVKKINQVEKDNQIEVLIQDGKISANVFGKEEIKNE, via the coding sequence ATGTTAATAAACTCTATCAATGAAAAAATATTTACCGTAAGCAGCATTACTCATCATATTCAAATGCTTTTTAATTCCGATCCTCTTCTTCATAATATCACCATTATAGGTGAGATAAGTAATTTTAAATATCATTCTTCAGGTCATATGTACTTTGTTTTAAAAGATGATCAAAGTCAGATAAAATGTGTGATGTTTCGGGGGAATAATCAGGGACTTGATTTTGAGCCAGGAGATGGAATAAGTGTAAAAGCAAAAGGAGAGGTAAGGGTGTATGAAAGAAGAGGAGAATATCAGTTTTATGTTTCTCAAATGACTGAAGCAGGAAAGGGTGCCTTATTTGCTGCCTTCGAAGCTTTAAAGGAAAAACTAAAAGCAGAGGGGCTGTTTAGACCTGAAATAAAAAAGACTTTACCAAAAATACCTCGTAAAATTGCTGTTATTACCTCACCTACCGGAGCGGCTATCAAAGATATTATTTCTATTACCTTGCGGCGATTTACTAATATGCATATTATTATTGTTCCAGCTCAGGTGCAAGGAGATGAGGCAGCAAGACAGATTGCCGAAAATATTGACTTCCTTAACCAGGAATTACCGGAACTGGACTTCATTATCATCGGTAGAGGAGGAGGGTCAATTGAAGAATTATGGGCTTTTAATGAAGAGAGATTAGCCCGGGCTATTTACGCTTCCCAGATTCCCATTGTATCAGCTGTGGGTCATGAGACTGATTTTACCATCTCTGACTTTGTAGCAGATCTTCGTGCTCCTACTCCTTCGGGGGCAGCTGAAATGACTATTCCTGATAAAGAAAGTTTAGTCCAGCATCTTAGATTAATGCAGGGGAAATTAAATCGTATTATCTGGCATATTATGGAATTGAAAGAACAGAGATATTTGAATACAGTGGTAAATTTAAAATATCAAAGCCCGAAAAACCAGATTCTTCAACATCTACAAACCATTGATGATTTACATAATCGATTGAAATTGAATATGAAACATATTGTTAATATAAATGAAAATATTTTAATAAACTATAAAGAGAAAATCATTACTTTAAGCCCTAAATCGATACTGAGTAGGGGATATAGTATTTGTTTGAAAATACCTGAAAGGATAGTAGTTAAAAAAATTAATCAGGTAGAAAAAGATAATCAAATTGAGGTTCTAATTCAAGATGGTAAAATTTCAGCAAATGTTTTCGGAAAGGAGGAAATAAAGAATGAGTGA
- the rph gene encoding ribonuclease PH translates to MLRAYNRKYDEIRPIKIMRNYIKYSEGSVLIEMGDTRVICTASVEEKVPAFLRGTQQGWISAEYSMIPRANQFRNIRDSVKGKIDGRSQEIQRLVGRSLRAVTNLEKIGSRMIWMDCDVLQADGGTRTASIIGSFIALIDALQYLKAEKKIGTIPVKHFLGAMSVGIVDGEILLDLDFKEDSHAQVDMNLVMTERGDVVEIQGTAEDRPFSMRNLIKLIELAKIGMKQVISVEKEIIGELC, encoded by the coding sequence ATGCTAAGAGCTTATAATCGCAAGTATGATGAAATCAGACCAATAAAAATAATGCGAAATTATATAAAATATTCTGAAGGGTCTGTACTTATTGAGATGGGAGATACTAGAGTAATCTGTACCGCAAGTGTAGAAGAGAAGGTGCCTGCTTTTTTAAGAGGAACACAGCAGGGTTGGATTTCAGCTGAATATTCCATGATTCCCCGTGCAAATCAGTTCAGGAATATAAGGGATTCGGTGAAGGGAAAAATTGACGGAAGATCTCAGGAAATTCAACGATTGGTAGGTCGCTCACTAAGAGCAGTAACCAACCTGGAAAAGATTGGTTCTAGAATGATCTGGATGGATTGTGATGTATTGCAGGCAGATGGCGGAACCAGAACAGCTTCTATTATCGGTTCTTTTATTGCTTTGATTGATGCATTGCAATACTTAAAAGCTGAGAAAAAGATTGGCACCATTCCAGTAAAACATTTTTTAGGTGCAATGAGCGTAGGAATTGTAGATGGAGAGATATTGCTAGATTTGGATTTTAAAGAAGACAGCCATGCTCAAGTAGACATGAATTTAGTAATGACTGAGCGGGGGGATGTGGTTGAAATTCAGGGAACTGCTGAAGATCGACCCTTTTCTATGAGAAATTTAATTAAATTAATTGAATTAGCTAAAATTGGTATGAAACAGGTTATTTCGGTAGAGAAGGAAATAATTGGGGAGCTATGCTAA
- a CDS encoding serine hydroxymethyltransferase, giving the protein MSLEKVDLDIYQLIKKEEERQKYTLELIASENFVSDAILEAQGSVLTNKYAEGYPGKKYYGGCQFIDKVEILAIERAKQLFSADHANVQPHSGSQANMGVYFSILKPGDTILSMNLAHGGHLTHGSPVNFSGMLYNIIPYGVTRNTGRIDYDELESLALQNKPRMIVAGASAYPREIDFAKFREIADKVGAFLMADIAHIAGLVVAGEHISPIPHCHFVTTTTHKTLRGPRGGLILCQEEFAKQVDKSIFPGIQGGPLMHVIAAKAVCFKMAMQDDFITYQRQIKENASVLAQRLMEMDYRLVSGGTDNHLMLVDLRNKGLTGKQAEKALEEAGITVNKNAVPFDTQPPMVTSGIRIGTPAMTSRGMKEKEMTLIAELIDRVLCNIDNGKVRQEVRQDVQTLCHQFVV; this is encoded by the coding sequence ATGAGTTTAGAAAAGGTTGATTTAGATATATATCAACTTATCAAGAAAGAAGAAGAGCGTCAAAAATATACTCTAGAACTTATTGCTTCTGAAAATTTTGTCAGCGATGCAATTTTGGAAGCCCAGGGTTCTGTCTTAACCAATAAATATGCAGAAGGTTATCCCGGTAAAAAGTATTATGGCGGATGTCAGTTTATTGATAAAGTGGAAATTTTAGCCATTGAGAGGGCTAAACAATTATTCTCAGCTGATCATGCTAATGTACAACCTCATTCAGGATCACAGGCCAATATGGGAGTCTATTTCAGTATATTAAAACCCGGAGATACTATCCTCTCTATGAACCTTGCTCATGGTGGTCATCTTACTCATGGCAGTCCGGTAAATTTTTCTGGAATGCTATATAATATAATACCTTATGGCGTTACCAGAAATACGGGACGAATTGATTATGATGAATTGGAAAGTTTGGCTTTACAGAATAAGCCCAGAATGATTGTTGCCGGCGCCAGTGCCTATCCCAGAGAAATAGACTTTGCCAAATTTCGAGAAATAGCTGATAAAGTTGGAGCATTTCTGATGGCCGATATTGCTCATATTGCCGGATTGGTTGTTGCCGGTGAGCATATAAGCCCAATTCCACATTGCCATTTTGTTACTACTACAACTCACAAAACATTAAGGGGACCAAGAGGAGGCTTAATACTCTGCCAGGAAGAATTTGCTAAACAAGTTGATAAGAGTATTTTCCCTGGTATTCAAGGGGGTCCCTTGATGCATGTTATTGCTGCTAAGGCGGTTTGCTTTAAAATGGCTATGCAAGATGATTTTATTACTTATCAGAGACAAATTAAAGAGAACGCCTCTGTCCTGGCTCAGAGGTTAATGGAAATGGATTATCGGCTGGTATCTGGGGGAACTGATAACCACTTGATGCTGGTTGATTTAAGGAATAAGGGCCTTACCGGTAAACAGGCGGAAAAGGCATTAGAAGAGGCGGGTATTACAGTGAACAAAAATGCTGTACCTTTTGATACCCAACCACCTATGGTTACCAGCGGTATTCGTATTGGTACACCGGCTATGACTAGCCGAGGTATGAAAGAAAAAGAGATGACCCTTATTGCTGAATTAATTGACAGAGTACTTTGTAATATTGATAATGGAAAGGTAAGGCAGGAAGTACGGCAAGATGTACAGACATTATGTCATCAGTTTGTTGTTTAA
- a CDS encoding exodeoxyribonuclease VII small subunit, giving the protein MSDKKKKDEDISFEDSLKKLEEIVEELEKGELNLDEALKLYEEGMHFSDKCLKKLNETKQKVEKLTREGDKKYHTEPFSVNNNEEANNK; this is encoded by the coding sequence ATGAGTGATAAGAAAAAAAAGGATGAAGATATATCTTTTGAAGATTCATTAAAAAAACTGGAAGAAATTGTAGAAGAACTGGAAAAAGGCGAACTTAATTTAGATGAGGCATTAAAGTTATACGAAGAAGGAATGCATTTTTCAGATAAATGCTTAAAAAAATTAAATGAAACAAAACAAAAAGTTGAAAAGCTAACCAGAGAGGGTGATAAAAAATATCATACTGAACCATTTTCTGTAAATAATAATGAAGAGGCTAATAACAAGTAA
- a CDS encoding Xaa-Pro peptidase family protein gives MIKERIKKFWLEINKGVIQPNAFLVINPKNIFYLTQFKGEGLLLSTPDQNYLITDSRYTEQAKTEVQHCDIIIQELKQNDAQTISLSNLIAELKIKELGFESDFLKVSDYQKYQQVMPQLKLFPFTNILEIVRIVKDQSEINLIKKAVQIADTAFQETVGELSPGISELALANRLNYNMRKEGATKEAFDLIVTSGERGVLVHGAPSDKQIKDGELIVIDFGCNYGMYNSDCSRTLILGKPDKGQEQIFNIIKQVQIETLQKVKAGVQCKELDEFARLVIEESGYGDFIQHSLGHGVGLDIHEFPHLNSYDKTILQPGMVVTIEPGIYVPGLGGVRIEDTVVITEKGCHILTMLPKELSLAFYSEKNFI, from the coding sequence TTGATAAAGGAGAGAATAAAAAAATTCTGGCTGGAAATAAATAAAGGTGTAATACAACCCAATGCCTTCCTGGTTATTAATCCTAAAAATATCTTTTATTTGACCCAGTTTAAAGGAGAAGGCCTTCTACTTTCTACTCCTGATCAAAACTATCTTATTACTGATTCACGTTATACCGAACAGGCAAAAACAGAAGTGCAACATTGTGATATTATTATCCAGGAATTGAAACAGAATGATGCTCAGACTATTTCTTTATCTAATCTTATTGCAGAATTGAAGATAAAGGAATTAGGATTTGAATCCGATTTTCTTAAAGTTAGCGATTATCAAAAATATCAACAGGTTATGCCACAATTAAAATTATTTCCCTTTACCAATATCCTTGAAATAGTTCGTATAGTTAAAGATCAATCTGAGATTAATTTGATAAAAAAAGCTGTGCAAATTGCTGATACTGCTTTTCAGGAAACCGTGGGAGAGTTATCACCCGGGATTTCTGAGCTTGCCCTGGCCAACCGATTGAATTATAATATGCGAAAAGAGGGTGCTACCAAGGAAGCCTTTGATTTGATTGTAACTTCAGGTGAGAGAGGTGTCCTGGTTCATGGTGCACCATCTGATAAACAGATTAAAGATGGCGAACTCATAGTAATTGATTTTGGTTGTAATTATGGCATGTATAACTCGGATTGTTCCCGAACATTAATATTAGGAAAACCAGATAAAGGGCAGGAGCAAATATTTAATATTATCAAACAAGTGCAAATAGAGACATTACAGAAAGTTAAAGCTGGGGTACAATGTAAAGAACTGGATGAATTTGCCCGCTTGGTAATAGAAGAAAGTGGTTATGGCGATTTTATTCAGCATTCCTTAGGTCATGGCGTTGGATTGGATATTCATGAGTTTCCACACCTTAATTCTTACGATAAAACCATATTACAACCAGGTATGGTAGTAACAATTGAACCTGGTATTTATGTTCCTGGTCTGGGAGGAGTACGAATTGAAGATACGGTAGTAATAACCGAAAAAGGTTGTCATATACTTACTATGCTACCTAAAGAGCTATCTCTTGCTTTTTATTCCGAAAAAAATTTTATATAA
- a CDS encoding Asp23/Gls24 family envelope stress response protein produces MELASIVTDKGSINISRITIEVLIGLVLQDINGIIHPRKTGMPKIIQSSVDDTGKESNNITQEIRIEIKPDSLLVNLFLNIQYGIRIPDLTWEVQTKVKEKIKEATSLDVDQINVHIQSIRFSKKHYNKGKLVASGSFLKIF; encoded by the coding sequence ATGGAATTAGCGAGTATTGTTACCGATAAGGGGAGTATCAATATTTCCCGAATTACCATTGAAGTATTAATTGGTCTTGTTTTGCAGGATATAAATGGCATAATACATCCAAGGAAGACTGGTATGCCAAAAATTATCCAGTCTTCGGTCGATGACACCGGTAAAGAAAGCAACAATATTACTCAGGAAATCAGGATAGAAATAAAACCAGATTCGTTGTTGGTCAATCTCTTTTTGAACATTCAGTATGGTATAAGAATCCCTGATTTAACCTGGGAAGTCCAGACAAAGGTGAAGGAAAAAATTAAAGAGGCAACCAGTCTGGACGTTGATCAAATCAATGTTCATATTCAGAGCATACGTTTTTCTAAGAAACACTATAATAAGGGAAAATTAGTTGCTTCAGGGAGCTTTTTAAAAATATTCTAA
- the tig gene encoding trigger factor: MVHIEKDKKEKNKIEVKVTVEQEKVDEAFKDVYRDFSQRVKIPGFRTGRVPINILEMNLGIEYINQQVAEKLIKESYTKAIEESNLDPIDVPKINLVQIEKEKPFIYKMVLEIKPDFKIPPLDDISLEQKQPVVSKKEIEEELKKIRESHGKLKAIEDRESKIGDFLVLDYEAFLDDKPLENSKKEKQIIQLGERIPPEFNKNLLGIKPGTEREIKVKFPDNIADKKLAGKEVVYKVKVAEIKEQELPELDDNFAQSVGDYKKLADLKEHIKKQLMEQAKYESEREFQDILMEKVSEKCNFEVPVVLVEKQLESMMGNLKEDLKARNMTLEEYYKVIQADEAKVKQEYRSIAEKQIKKELIIDKIIQDDKITATEEEVNKKIEEIAESTNQKPLKVRAMFEKNKTLENLKEQIKREKVIAILSQKVKIVKK; encoded by the coding sequence ATGGTTCATATTGAAAAGGATAAAAAAGAAAAAAATAAAATTGAAGTAAAAGTAACAGTGGAACAGGAAAAGGTTGATGAGGCATTTAAAGATGTATATCGCGATTTCTCTCAAAGAGTAAAGATTCCGGGATTTCGTACCGGGAGAGTACCCATTAATATATTAGAAATGAATTTAGGAATAGAATATATTAATCAGCAGGTTGCCGAAAAACTCATTAAAGAAAGTTATACCAAGGCTATAGAAGAAAGCAATCTTGATCCCATTGATGTTCCCAAAATAAATTTAGTACAGATTGAAAAGGAAAAACCTTTTATTTATAAAATGGTTTTGGAAATAAAACCAGATTTTAAAATACCCCCCTTAGATGATATTTCTCTGGAACAGAAACAACCAGTAGTTTCCAAAAAGGAGATAGAGGAAGAACTTAAAAAGATTAGAGAAAGTCATGGTAAGTTAAAGGCAATAGAGGATAGGGAATCAAAAATAGGGGATTTTTTGGTATTGGATTATGAAGCCTTTCTTGATGATAAACCACTCGAGAATAGTAAAAAAGAAAAACAGATAATTCAACTCGGCGAAAGAATACCACCTGAATTCAATAAAAATCTGTTAGGCATAAAACCGGGTACCGAAAGAGAGATAAAGGTAAAATTTCCAGATAATATAGCTGATAAAAAATTAGCAGGAAAAGAAGTAGTCTATAAAGTTAAAGTTGCAGAAATAAAGGAGCAAGAATTACCGGAATTAGACGATAATTTTGCTCAAAGTGTTGGTGATTATAAAAAATTAGCAGATTTAAAAGAACATATTAAAAAACAATTAATGGAACAGGCAAAGTATGAATCAGAAAGAGAATTCCAGGATATATTAATGGAGAAGGTTTCTGAAAAGTGTAATTTTGAAGTTCCGGTAGTACTGGTTGAGAAACAGTTAGAAAGTATGATGGGTAACTTAAAAGAAGATTTAAAAGCAAGAAATATGACCCTGGAGGAATACTATAAAGTAATTCAAGCAGATGAAGCAAAAGTTAAGCAGGAATATCGCTCAATTGCTGAAAAACAGATAAAAAAAGAATTGATTATTGACAAAATTATTCAAGATGATAAAATTACTGCTACTGAAGAAGAGGTCAATAAAAAAATTGAAGAAATTGCGGAGAGTACGAATCAAAAACCATTGAAGGTAAGAGCAATGTTTGAAAAAAACAAGACCTTAGAAAATCTAAAAGAACAGATTAAAAGAGAAAAAGTGATAGCAATACTCTCCCAAAAGGTAAAAATTGTTAAAAAATAA
- the rdgB gene encoding RdgB/HAM1 family non-canonical purine NTP pyrophosphatase, whose translation MLRLILATRNEGKVKEIRAKLKDYPIVVECLQNYPQIPEIEENGKTFSDNAVLKATIVSHYTNLPALADDSGLEIDSLGGKPGVYSARWGKTDEERIEKVLKELQGITEKQRKACFICVMSLVIPENIVYTTKGICSGKITLLPRGQSGFGYDPIFIPDGYELTFAQMGEQIKNKISHRSIALDKIVQKIIVHYNFKKLSE comes from the coding sequence ATGCTAAGATTAATACTCGCTACTCGTAATGAGGGAAAAGTAAAAGAAATCAGAGCAAAACTGAAAGATTATCCAATAGTAGTAGAATGCTTGCAGAATTATCCTCAAATTCCTGAAATTGAAGAAAATGGTAAAACATTTTCTGACAACGCAGTTCTTAAAGCAACTATAGTTTCGCATTATACCAATTTACCTGCTCTAGCAGATGATTCTGGACTGGAAATTGATTCTTTGGGTGGGAAACCTGGTGTATATTCTGCCAGATGGGGAAAAACTGATGAGGAAAGAATTGAAAAGGTTTTAAAGGAGCTACAAGGTATTACTGAGAAACAAAGAAAAGCTTGTTTTATCTGTGTTATGAGCTTAGTAATTCCTGAAAATATAGTCTATACTACAAAGGGTATTTGTTCCGGAAAAATTACGTTGTTACCCAGAGGACAATCTGGTTTCGGTTATGATCCCATTTTTATTCCAGATGGATATGAACTTACTTTCGCTCAAATGGGAGAGCAAATAAAAAATAAGATAAGCCACCGCTCTATTGCTCTTGATAAGATAGTTCAAAAAATTATTGTTCATTATAATTTTAAAAAATTGTCAGAATAG
- a CDS encoding polyprenyl synthetase family protein translates to MELTSYLQEKKKIIDQYLVEKLPSEQENPFLIHRSIRYSVLNGGKRLRPILTLMTAELLGKSYELVLPTAAGIELIHCFTLVHDDLPCMDDDDYRRGKLTNHKIFGEGMAVLTGDALLVMGLSFICQNAELEGVSKNSVILVLQNILDMLGTKKMLGGQVEDINWQSQNQNTDNIKDIYLKKTSALICASLEAGALLSQASEEQISALNGFGENIGLAFQITDDLLDLQQDKKGYDKPTYPAIFGVEKSRDWIQQYCRLAKESMSIFGSKADLFCKLVDYVQHRKE, encoded by the coding sequence ATGGAATTAACTTCCTACTTACAGGAAAAAAAGAAAATTATTGATCAGTACCTGGTAGAAAAACTACCTTCAGAACAAGAAAATCCTTTCCTGATACATCGATCTATCCGTTATAGTGTTTTAAATGGTGGTAAAAGGCTCAGGCCGATATTGACCTTAATGACTGCGGAATTATTAGGGAAATCCTATGAACTGGTATTACCTACTGCTGCCGGGATTGAATTAATCCATTGCTTTACCCTGGTTCATGATGATTTACCCTGCATGGATGATGATGACTATCGCAGGGGGAAGTTGACCAATCATAAAATTTTTGGAGAAGGTATGGCGGTATTAACTGGCGATGCTTTGTTAGTAATGGGATTGTCTTTTATTTGTCAGAATGCAGAATTAGAAGGAGTTAGTAAAAATTCAGTTATTCTGGTATTACAGAATATACTTGATATGCTGGGAACAAAGAAGATGCTGGGAGGGCAGGTAGAGGACATTAACTGGCAGTCTCAAAACCAGAATACAGATAATATCAAGGATATTTATTTAAAAAAGACTTCAGCTTTAATCTGTGCTTCTTTGGAAGCAGGAGCTTTATTGTCTCAAGCGAGTGAAGAACAAATTTCAGCATTGAATGGATTTGGTGAGAATATAGGCCTTGCTTTTCAAATTACTGATGATTTACTTGATTTACAACAGGATAAAAAAGGTTATGATAAACCAACCTATCCCGCAATTTTTGGTGTTGAAAAATCGAGAGATTGGATTCAGCAATATTGCAGATTGGCAAAAGAAAGTATGTCAATTTTTGGAAGTAAGGCTGACTTATTTTGTAAATTGGTAGATTATGTACAACACCGGAAAGAGTAA
- the nusB gene encoding transcription antitermination factor NusB: MGNRRVAREMALKILFQVDLVHCNVNEASSYTFQIEDLLQCNDSDSIISFSQDLVKGVLANLNEIDALIRKHANNWSLERMANIDRNILRIAIYEIVFIDNIPKSVSINEAVELAKKYSTENSFGFVNGVLGKVEKNDN, encoded by the coding sequence ATGGGGAATAGAAGAGTAGCCAGGGAGATGGCGTTGAAAATACTATTTCAAGTTGATCTTGTTCATTGTAATGTCAATGAGGCAAGTTCATACACCTTTCAAATTGAGGACCTATTGCAATGCAATGATTCTGATAGTATTATCTCTTTTTCCCAAGATTTAGTAAAGGGAGTCCTGGCAAATCTAAATGAAATAGACGCGCTAATTAGAAAACATGCGAATAACTGGTCATTAGAAAGAATGGCCAATATTGACCGTAATATTTTACGAATTGCTATTTATGAAATAGTCTTTATTGATAACATTCCTAAAAGTGTTTCCATAAATGAGGCAGTGGAATTAGCAAAAAAATACAGTACTGAAAATTCCTTTGGTTTTGTCAATGGCGTTTTAGGTAAAGTTGAAAAAAATGATAATTAG
- the efp gene encoding elongation factor P, translated as MISTSDFKNGLSIELDNYLYTIIEFQHVKPGKGGAFVRTKLKNVQTGAVIDRTFRAGEKFEQAIIERKDMQYIYNDGHNYYFMDKDTYEQVPIDMEMIGDSADLLKEGNDVEVTSCKGMIIGIQLPTTIALQVVKTMPGVKGNTVSGAMKPAIVETGAIIQVPLFIKEGDIIKIATSDKKYQERV; from the coding sequence TTGATTTCTACCAGCGATTTTAAAAATGGCTTAAGCATAGAATTAGATAATTATTTATATACTATTATTGAATTTCAACACGTTAAACCTGGTAAGGGAGGTGCCTTTGTTCGAACAAAATTAAAAAATGTACAAACCGGAGCAGTTATTGATAGAACCTTTCGAGCTGGTGAAAAGTTTGAACAAGCAATCATAGAACGTAAAGATATGCAATATATTTATAATGATGGTCATAATTATTATTTTATGGATAAGGATACCTATGAACAAGTACCCATAGATATGGAGATGATAGGTGATTCAGCTGATTTATTGAAAGAAGGAAATGATGTTGAAGTTACCTCCTGTAAGGGTATGATAATCGGTATTCAACTGCCAACCACTATTGCCTTACAGGTAGTAAAGACCATGCCTGGAGTAAAGGGGAATACGGTATCCGGGGCTATGAAACCTGCAATTGTGGAAACCGGTGCGATCATACAGGTTCCTCTCTTTATCAAGGAGGGGGATATTATTAAAATAGCAACAAGTGATAAAAAATATCAGGAAAGAGTATAA